One Rhizoctonia solani chromosome 3, complete sequence genomic region harbors:
- a CDS encoding Retrotransposon-derived protein PEG10 codes for MEPEPSPAALLEAITALTATVGSLQDQIRAQSQQITKLRAICKETADLLGDKDQGAPQTKPGPSTGPITPPTHPGGEVHTPGTVRPGLKAPFRPSRGTGYDSEEEEEPRRVPKKEPCGTPRSLSSLTPFDSGSSIKRPKMDLPDPYKGDSRGRKATQWLDCMLLWVALHRDQFDEEEQMVVWILYHMTDKAADWALPLIGAIIKGKGNPPSTISALTAKFKEAFDDPDAKRAAARKIAALSQTTTTSEYVTEFRNLMAELDWNEEAYIAQFTRGLHWKVKELLSTKDSVPDKLEAIFAASIKIDNIRRENEENRPKKAPAKSPATVATSTTTTRVRLSKDPNYVTPEERDRRRASGLCVKCGQKGHGIKQCPNGWKATIKEVAKVAKEEGSGKD; via the coding sequence atggaaccagagccgtcccctgccgctctcctcgaggctatcacagccctcacagccacagtcgggtccctgcaggaccaaatccgtgCCCAAAGCCAGCAAATCACCAAgcttagggccatatgcaaggagaccgcggACCTCCTCGGGGAtaaggatcaaggagccccccaaaccaagcctggcccatcgactgggcctatcacccctcctacacACCCAGGAGGGGAagtccacactccaggcacggttaggcctggactcaaggccccgttcCGCCCCTCTAGAGGAACGGGTTATGattcagaagaggaagaagaacccAGGAGGGTCCCAAAAAAGGAGCCTTGCggaacgcctaggagccTAAGCTCCCTTACTCCCTTTGATTCAGGGTCCAGCATAAAGCGACCCAAAATGGATCTCCCTgatccatacaagggagattccaggggaagaaaggcaacccagtggctagattGCATGCTACTTTGGGTTGCGCTCCATCGAGACCAATTCGATGaagaggagcagatggttgtgtggatactataccacatgacagacaaggcggccgactgggcactccccctcattggggctattatcaagggcaagggcaacccCCCATCCACCATCTCGGCCCtaacggccaaatttaaGGAGGCCTTTGATGACCCCGATGCCAAAAGGGCTGCtgccagaaaaattgcggctctctcccaaaccaccacaacctccgagtacgtcacggagttccgcaatctcatggcggaattagactggaacgaggaagcctatattgcgcagttcacgcgaggcctccactggaaggttaaAGAGttgctatcaaccaaggatagcgTCCCTGACAAACTCGAGGCAATCTTTGCGGCCTCaattaaaattgacaacatacgccgcgaaaatgaggagaaccgccccaaaaaggcaccagccaagtccccggccaccgtggccacctccactactaccaccagggtccgcctGTCCAAGGATCCCAATTAtgtcaccccggaggaacGGGACCGTCGCCGCGCATCAGgactttgtgtcaagtgcggtcagaaGGGGCACgggatcaaacaatgccccaatggctggaaggccaccatCAAGGAGGTAGCTAAGGTTGCCAAGGAAGAagggtcgggaaaagactaa
- a CDS encoding Retrotransposable element Tf2 protein has translation MTWLTSESPLIDWQQGYVTFPDQAHIASEEDADTNPLEDLPEQYHEFAKVFGKEEFKVLPPHREYDISIDLVPDAKLSPGPIYGMTDAESKALKQHIEEELATGKIRPSTSSAGAPVMKLNDVTHKNVYPLPRQDDLMAKLRHAKVFTKLDLRWGYNNVRIKEGDEWKTAFRTKYGLFKYLVMPFGLTNAPAAFQHFMNDLFRDLINVTVVIYLDDILIFSEDPKDHPAHVREVLSRLMKNQLFCKLSKCHFHVTTVDYLGIVISPAGFSMDQKKIEAVTSWPTPKTVKQVQAFLGFVNYLRRFIPNFSSVARPLHNLTKKETPWTWGNLEETAFQELKVLVTKSPVLIHSNPKLPYYLETDASGVAMGAILSQRGSDNRLHPIAYMSKSFSGAEGNYDTHDKELLAIIKALEEWRIFLEATDKPIQVFTDHRNLEYWMQARTFNRRHARWRVFLSDFNFEIHYCPGKQSGKPDALSRRSDYVDTPQEPEVMLPSEVFANTSEEELEIVTEVRSKLREDPSLEPIIQFLTEDADNAPPSIRKAYRDYDWEENLLWEFHDSPLAGHPGQQRTLELLSRNYWWPGMKSTAKEWVECCPVCQANQRAHAPVISLKPLEVPPFPFHTISYDFITGFPRSNGHDAILVVIDSFSKFGHFIPTSKKVTAKGLADLFVSHVWKLHGLPIKTISDRGTTFTGKFLRALYQRLGIKPSFSSAYHPESDGQTERVNQFIEFYLRSYVAADHSDWATWLPLAEYAYNNAKHASTGKTPFELIYGKNPVMNPSNVPSNVPEADQLADTLANEWKEAESALRMSKEKMIRDKGTTPEYSIGEMVWLDGKNVELRSNSNKLDPRRLGPFEVLEKISSHAYRLKLPETLKIHNVFYVGLLSKVHESPSQPFPERPPPETIEGEEEYEVEQIINSKRQRGKWFYLIKWKGYGPEDNLWEPEELLEHSQEEIQRFNKSRLKKACDSAKSL, from the exons atgacatggctcacttcGGAATCTCCTttgattgactggcaacagggataTGTTACGTTCCCCGATCAGGCCCATATAGCATCCGAGGAAGACGCAGATACCAACCCATTGGAGGACCTTCCAGAACAATACCAcgaatttgctaaagtctttggcaaagaagagttcaaggtccTTCCCCCACATAGGGAATACGACATCTCCATTGACCTTGTCCCTGATGCCAAGCTCTCCCCCGGACCAATTTATGGTATGACAGACGCCGAGTCCAAGGCCCTCAAGCAACATATTGAGGAAGAACTAGCCAcgggcaaaatccgccccagtacctcctcagcaggcgccccggttaT gaagctgaatgacgtcacgcacaaaaacgtctacccgcTCCCCAGacaagatgacctcatggccaaattaaGACATGCCAAGGTGTTCACCAAACTAGATCTACGATGGGGATACAATAATGtccggatcaaggaaggagatgagtggaagacggccttcagAACTAAGTACGGGCTATTCAAATACCTAGTAATGCCTTTTGGgcttaccaacgccccggccgctttccaacatttcatgaacgatctattcagggacctTATCAACGTCACTGTGGTTATCTATTTGGACgatatcttgatcttctcagaggaccccaaggaccacccagcccatgtcagggaggtcCTATCAcgactaatgaagaatcagctattctgtaaactctccaagtgtcacttccatgtcaccacgGTAGACTACTTAGGTATCGTCATCTCCCCGGCAGGtttttccatggatcagaagaagatcgaggcggtcacgtcatggccaaCCCCCAAGAccgtcaaacaggtccaagcATTCCTGGGATTTGTTAACTACCTCCGGCGCTTCATTCCTAATTTCAGCTCAGTAGCACGTCCTCTGCACAAccttaccaaaaaggaaactcccTGGACATGGGGCAACCTAGAGGAAACAGCCTTTCAGGAGTTGAAggtccttgtcaccaaatCTCCGGTTCTTATCCATTCCAATCCAAAACTTCCCTATTACCTGGAGACGGACGCctcaggagtagccatgggagccattctTAGTCAGCGGGGTTCGGATAACCGGCTGCACCCAATTGCGTACATGTCTAAATCATTCTCGGGGGCAGAAGGAAACTACGACActcatgacaaggaactcctagccatcatcaaagccctggaggaatggcgtattttcctggaagctacAGACAAACCAATCCAGGTATTTACAGACCACCGCAAccttgagtactggatgcaagcaaggacattcaatcgacggcatgctagatggcgcgtattcctgagcgacttcaactttgagatacattattgcccaggaaaacaatcagggaagccggATGCCTTGTCCAGACGATCGGACTACGTTGACACcccccaagaaccagaagtcatgctaccaTCAGAGGTCTTTGCAAACACGTCAGAGGAAGAGCTGGAAATTGTTACAGAAGTACGCTCTAAACTAAGGGAAGACCCCTCCCTGGagcccatcatccagttcctgacCGAGGACGCCGATAACGCCCCACCATCAATAAGGAaggcttacagagactacgaTTGGGAAGAGAATCTCCTGTG ggaattccacgactctCCCctagcaggacacccaggtcaGCAAAGAACCCTCGAACTCTTGAGCCGGAATTACTGGTGGCCGGGAATGAAGTCTACGgcaaaagaatgggtagaatgttgccctgtctgccaagccaaccaacgcGCACATGCACCGGTCATCTCCCTaaaacccctagaagtcccaccattTCCCTTCCACACCATTTCATATGACTTCATTACGGGGTTCCCCAGATCAAACGGACACGATGCAATCCTAGTGGTCATTGACTCtttttccaagtttgggcacttcatcccaacctcaaagaaggtcacagccaagggtcTGGCGGATCTATTTGTCAGTCACGTATGGAAGCTGCACGGGTTACCAATCAAGACCATCTCGGATAGAGGCACCACcttcacaggaaaattcctcAGGGCCCTCTACCAAAGGTTGGGAATCAAGCCATCGTTTTCCTCGGCTTACCACCCGGAATCAGACggccaaacagaaagggtaaaTCAGTTCATTGAATTCTACCTTCGTTCCTACGTGGCCGCGGATcattcagactgggccacATGGTTACCTTTGGCGGAATACGCGtataacaacgccaaacaCGCGTCTACCGGAAAAACACCCTTCGAATTGATCTACGGAAAAAATCCGGTGATGAACCCCTCCAACGTGCcgtccaacgtaccagaagcgGACCAGCTAGCGGACACCCTGGCCAatgaatggaaggaggcCGAATCcgccctcagaatgagcaaggagaAAATGATCAGGGACAAAGGAACCACGCCCGAATACTCGATCGGCGAAAtggtctggctagatggaaaaaacgtggaactcaggtccaattccaataaaCTGGACCCAAGGAGACTAGGCCCTTTTGAAGTCTTAGAAAAAATTTCCAGTCACGCTTACCGACTAAAGCTGCCGGAAACTCTGAagatccacaatgtattctacgtaggactATTATCCAAAGTCCACGAATCCCCTAGCCAGCCGTTTCCGGAACGACCCCCTCCTGAGACAATCgagggggaagaagagtatgaagtAGAGCAGATCATCAACTCAAAAAGGCAacgagggaaatggttctacttgatcaagtggaaaggctatggaccagaagataacttgtgggaaccggaagaactcctggaacacagccaagaggaaattcaacgcttcaacaagtcacgactgaaaaaggcttgtgactccgccaagagcctttaa
- a CDS encoding Transposon Tf2-1 polyprotein → MLGIQQVLTTAHHPQSDGQTEILNQTTEVAIRVFTNPAKDNWSKLLSGFAHSYNTGVHTSTQQTPAYLLHGFQPLTSANLLALTPENIPRPAQEGQTAEEFKGSMDLAQSLAKDALKVA, encoded by the coding sequence ATGTTAGGAATTCAGCAAGTACTCACTACAgcacatcatcctcagagtgatggacaaacagagataCTTAATCAAACTACAGAAGTAGCAATTAGAGTATTCACTAACCCAGCTAAGGACAATTGGAGTAAGCTTCTATCAGGATTTGCACATTCATACAACACAggtgtgcatacatccacacaacAGACACCAGCCTATCTACTTCATGGATTCCAGCCTCTAACATCAGCCAACTTACTGGCTCTTACCCCTGAGAACATTCCTAGGCCAGCACAAGAAGGTCAAACAGCAGAGGAATTCAAGGGATCCATGGACTTAGCACAATCACTAGCTAAGGATGCTCTCAAAGTAGCATAG
- a CDS encoding Retrovirus-related Pol polyprotein from transposon → MEGDPLRNLYKEIHECFEEKLLRVASVFTQSYKIGNSQKPIKKWILTPAEAISYQTTTSYSVEISINSEEITRFIEAYKKDSHFKQVMEEFQLHHNPLNPPFHQYQIGDNGLIYFIDSQEKYWLCIPKDLQVEILKENHDNLNQGAHAGYAKTYHQIASVYYWPKMARSIQKGFLQPLPIPQQPFEVVSMDFIMDLPLSNNYNAILVIVDKLTKYGHFIPCTTLSQLSSDLWYKRGLESVALSPMDYDTG, encoded by the exons atgGAGGGAGACCCATTAAGAAACCTCTATAAGGAGATACATGAATgttttgaagagaaacttctCAGAGTTGCAAGTGTATTCACCCAGAGTTACAAAATTGGAAATAGTCAGAagcccatcaagaagtggataCTCACACCAGCAGAAGCTATCTCTTATCAAACAACTACATCATActctgtggaaatatcaataaactcagaagaaatcacaaggttcatagaagcatacaagaaggactcccATTTTAAGCAAGTGATGGAAGAGTTCCAATTGCaccacaatccactcaatccacccttccatcaataccagataggagataatggattgatctacttcATAGACTCTCAGGAAAAGTACTGGCTATGCATACCTAAGGATCTACAAGTAGAAATCTTGAAGGAAAACCATGAtaacctcaatcaaggagcacatgcTGGTTATGCTAAGACATATCATCAAATTGCTTctgtttactattggcctaagATGGCTAGAAGCATTCAGAA aggattccttcaacctttgcctattccacaacagccttttgaagtagtatcaatggacttcatcatggatcttccactaagtaacaactacaacgctattctagttattgtggacaaactaactaagtatggacatttcatcccatgtaCCACtctgtcacaactcagctcagacctatggtacaagagGGGCTTAGaatccgtggccctatcaccaatggactatgataCTGGGTAG
- a CDS encoding Transposon Tf2-12 polyprotein has product MVHFIPTQSTASAIDIANLFITYIWKLHGLPRSTVSDRGPTFNAKFIRHLYKRLDIKPTYSTAYHPQTDGQTERIQQEAKIFIRMFGNHCQSDWVSLLPLAKFALNNLKQTSTGKSPFQICYGYNPRFTVGQKSDESVPNADEHAEFLEKGYDEVKATLSISQERMKHFYDQRHREEEEIQVGNKVWLSHQNISTNRPSIKLSHKKLGPYLVIEKIGLHAYKLQLPHTMRIHPVFHINLLTKFHPDPHGRDPPQPAPIITEEGEEEYEVERILDSKWKGRGKSKKLWYLVKWKGYNEGSNSWEPVDNVGNAQEAIEEFHMEHPDAVGA; this is encoded by the coding sequence ATGGTCCATTTTATTCCTACCCAATCCACAGCGTCGGCtattgacattgccaacttATTCATCACATACatctggaagttacatggcCTCCCCAGGAGTACCGTTTCAGATAGAGGTCCTACATttaatgccaagtttattCGTCATCTATATAAAAGGCTAGACATCAAGCCTACATATtctacagcctaccatcctcaaacagatggtcaaacagaacgaatacaacaagaggccaagatctttatacGTATGTTCgggaatcattgtcaatCAGACTGGGTATCACTattgccattggccaaatttgctttgaacaatttgaaacagacttccacaggcaaatcccctttccaaatatgTTACGGCTATAATCCAAGATTTACAGTTGGTCAAAAGTCAGATGAGTCAGTCCCTAACGCAGACGAACATGCAGAATTCTTAGAAAAGGGCtatgatgaagtcaaggcaACGTTATcaatatcccaagaaaggatgaaacacttctaCGATCAACGTcacagagaagaagaagaaattcaagtagggaACAAAGTTTGGCTAAGTCATCAGAATATATCCACCAATAGACCATCCATCAAGCTTAGCCACAAGAAGCTAGGTCCCTACTTGgtaattgaaaaaattggatTGCATGCATATAAATTACAACTACCTCAtaccatgcgcatacatccagtcttTCACATTAATCTTCTGACAAAAttccatcctgaccctcatggacgcgaccctcctcaacctgcacctattattacagaagaaggtgaggaagaatatgaagttgAAAGAATCCTGGacagcaaatggaaagggcgtggcaaatcaaagaaactctggtatttagttaagtggaagggatacaaCGAAGGAAGCAACTCGTGGGAACCAGTGGATAATGTGGGTAACGCTCAAGAAGCCATAGAAGAATTCCACATGGAACAtcctgatgcagttggagcttga
- a CDS encoding Transposon Tf2-12 polyprotein has product MLWLKKHNPQISWEKHTLVFNSLYCSNNCLSVPAVLELKAVEEIPLPYQEFSKVFSEEESSKLPPHRPYDIAIELLPDARPQHGPIYSLGRREDAELKETIEKQLKAGLIRPSKSPMASPILFVKKKNGKLRMCVDYWRLNSMTKKNVYPLPLPQNLIKKLQGAKIFSKFDLKAGYNLVQIKEGDEWKTAFKTKYGLFEYLVMPFGLTNAPAAFQDMMNEIFRDLLDVYVIIYLDDILVFSLNKKDHEAHWKWEQAEQQSFDGLKKCLTSAPLLLQPDTTKQFYVECDASDYATGAILSQRNLEGKLAPVAYLSKSLSPAEKNYDIFDKELLAVIRAFKEWRHLLEGSELPVQVPTDHKNLEYFSTSQSLNKRQIRWANFLVDYNFQIIYRPGAQNKKANILSRRYDLVPLEGGVENQVLLKPELFIASITPDQEINDLIGKAIYEDDRLKEILLKLQNKEKVLDWELREGLLWYQGKIFVPKDNTIRNLILESRHDALAAGHPGQARTLELISRSYYWPSLKKFVNSYVSHCKTCIRSKPTNQVPVGC; this is encoded by the exons ATGTTGTGGTTAAAAAagcacaatccccaaatatcatgggaaaaacatacgCTTGTTTTCAACTCGTTATATTGTTCCAATAATTGTCTGTCTGTACCCGCTGTCTtagaactcaaggcagtagaagaaatacCACTACCTTATCAAGAATTTTCCAAGGTCTtctctgaggaagaatcaTCCAAATTGCCACCCCACCGGCCTTACGATATTGCCATTGAGTTACTTCCGGATGCGCGACCACAACATGGTCCCATATACAGTTTAGGTCGAAGGGAGGATGCGGAACTTAAAGAAACCATTGAGAAACAACTCAAAGCAGGTTTAATCCGCCCGTCTAAATCCCCTATGGCCTCTCCCatattatttgtcaaaaagaaaaatgggaagttacgcatgtgtgtggacTATTGGCGTCTGAACAgtatgaccaagaaaaacgtctatCCCCTGCCCTTGCCACAGAATCTCATCAAGAAATTACAAGGTGCTAAGATCTTTAGCAAATTCGATCTCAAGGCAGGATACAACCTagtccaaatcaaagaaggcgatgaatggaaaaccgctttcaaaacaaaatacggactatttgaatatttggtcatgccttttggattaacaaatgcaccggcggcttttcaagacatgatgaatgagatattcagGGATCTTCTGGATGTCTACGTCATCATTTATTTGGACGACATTCTGGTATTCTCTTTGAACAAAAAGGATCACGAAGCTCAT tggaaatgggaacaggcggaacaacaatcctttgaTGGTCTGAAGAAATGTCTTACATCAGCACCTCTGCTTCTACAACCAGACACCACGAAACAATTCTATGTGGAATGTGACGCCTCGGATTATGCCACTGGAGCGATACTATCTCAACGTAATCTAGAAGGGAAATTAGCCCCTGTAGCCTATTTATCTAAATCCCTATCCCCAGCCGAAAAGAACTACgatatctttgacaaggaattactgGCAGTTATCAgggcatttaaagaatggcgccaCCTACTGGAAGGATCAGAAttaccagtccaagttccaacggatcataagaacttggaatacttcTCCACATCACAATCCTTGAATAAACGACAGATTCGATGGGCAAATTTCCTAGTGGACTATAATTTCCAGATCATTTACAGGCCTGGGGCACAGAATAAGAAGGCCAATATCCTTTCGCGGCGCTATGATttggtaccccttgaagggggggtagagaaccaagttctcctgaaaccggaacttttCATTGCATCAATCACCCCGGATCAAGAAATCAATGATTTAATTGGCAAAGCTATTTACGAGGATGACCGTCTAAAAGAGATTCTGCTcaaactccagaacaaggaaaaggtcttGGATTGGGAATTAAGAGAAGGActactatggtatcaaggaaaaatctttgtaccGAAAGACAATACCATTAGGAACCTTATCCTAGAATCTAGGCATGACGCCTTGGCGGcgggacacccaggacaagccaGGACATTAGAACTTATTTCCAGAAGTTATTACTGGCCATCgctgaaaaagtttgtcaactcttatgtcagccactgcaaaacctgtatcaggtccaaaccaacaaatcaagtacctgtaGGCTGCTAA
- a CDS encoding Retrotransposon gag protein has translation MVAQNMIVLKKEFSQLQSAYKAQHNQIALLRAELEEHRDQLRNQHIFYSNQIQGAAASIQAVQDQLLHQSSSRSTVPPPLPPPAGTATTINPPPAPTSSNSNLKFAKPNKFTEDWVRPYKERKVFRGEAVPLLEDIDVFWAEFTKHYVDTNCDEKYRQKWNNLRQKALVQEYTREFQQYSVSLGYSDETLRNKYYDGLQNNIKDIMLSTMFQWRRATAQQVYDKAEEIANHIESTRLSHPSVSTVRAPANAAPTTTSIPPSNRTCLNVGDNVYMIDPTTRRAKKGAITSIVCTTSGNMPNVRWNGESKDTMIPFPSLKKDERPAAAAPVKPIVAPVPVLATSKGPGPMDLDGRGFANLTCHVCGGKGHFARNCPSKPMSGHVANVEWSWERPKEENRIEIVSDEEELGKGKAKAN, from the exons ATGGTTGcccaaaatatgattgtGCTAAAAAAGGAATTTTCACAACTACAAAGCGCTTACAAAGCACAACACAATCAAATAGCGTTGTTAAGGGCggaacttgaggaacatCGCGATCAATTGCGTAATCAACATATTTTCTATTCAAACCAAATTCAAGGGGCGGCCGCGTCCATTcaggctgtgcaagatcaacttcttcatcaatcttCCTCTCGTTCCACAGTTCCACCTCCACTGCCCCCACCTGCTGGCACTGCCACCACTATTAATCCCCCACCTGCCCCTACGTCTTCTAATTCCAATTTAaaatttgccaagccaaACAAGTTTA CAGAAGATTGGGTACGCCCATACAAGGAAAGAAAGGTGTTTAGGGGAGAAGCGGTCCCATTATTGGAAGATATTGATGTATTCTGGGCAGAGTTCACTAAACATTATGTGGACACAAATTGTGATGAAAAGTACcgccaaaaatggaacaacttGCGGCAGAAGGCTTTGGTACAAGAATACACCCGGGAATTTCAACAATACTCTGTTTCCCTGGGATATAGTGACGAAACCCTGCGCAATAAGTACTATGATGGCCTCCAAAACAATATTAAGGACATCATGCTGTCaactatgttccaatggcgccGCGCTACTGCCCAACAAGTCTATGATAAGGCAGAGGAGATTGCAAACCATATCGAATCTACACGCTTATCTCATCCTTCTGTCTCTACAGTCCGCGCCCCTGCCAATGCCGCCCCCACTACCACTTCCATTCCCCCTTCCAACCGCACTTGTCTCAATGTGGGAGACAATGTTTATATGATTGACCCAACCACCcgccgcgccaagaaaggcgctatcacttcaattgtttgcactacctctggcaatatgccaAATGTTCGTTGGAATGGAGAATCCAAGGACACCATGATCCCATTCCCCTCCCTAAAAAAGGATGAGCGTCCTGCAGCGGCCGCCCCAGTTAAACCAATTGTTGCCCCTGTTCCGGTGTTAGCCACAAGCAAGGGTCCAGGccccatggatcttgatggaaggggtTTTGCAAATCTAACCTGCCATGTGTGCGGCGGAAAGGGCCATTTTGCACGCAACTGTCCCTCTAAGCctatgtctggacatgtggctaatgtcgaatggtcttgggaaaggcctaaagaagaaaatagGATTGAAATCgtctctgatgaggaagagttgggaaaaggaaaagccaaggccaactaa
- a CDS encoding Retrotransposon-derived protein PEG10, producing the protein MRWQPAPGAPLVPNPLSIKESWDPLFWQPPMSQQASNPRSTGKSPSAEQSPSSWDCKIKSSGSSGNLRKQRKQPRKLETGWAQSIKPSLASRLGVEPHTPEDRKPPAVEATPRPLPKTDTFPAPSAPLISWANPTKVPPAFAQPTPVRAPPRVITPPPPLPIRLRSPQIPQPAAPMTTYQPPVKVDHPDAYTGKIGNKARQWLTRMLAWVRLNQRMFPTNQETLSFLLMNMKDVAGAWAHPHLDQLGSHRALIQSVDDFRTEFLAAFGNPDATRAAERQITHLTQTGTCAEYITKFRTIAMDLDWNNAALRGQFARGLHWEVSRLIATRERRPTTLLELQNVALVIDNALREERASHPPKGNKSGASSTTPNRGASTGQPATRPGRLSSDPNFVSEEERNRRRAEGLCIKCGKAGHKFAECRTGWKATPKEEGVKKETAKIGKESGPDSGKD; encoded by the coding sequence atgagatggcaacccgctcccggagcTCCGCTTgtccccaatcccctctcaatcaaggagagctgggacccactcttctgGCAACCACCGATGAGTCAGCAAGCCTCAAACCCGAGGTCTacggggaagtctccctcagccgagcaatctccctcatcttgggattgcaaaatcaAGTCCTCCGGCTCGAGCGGGAACTTGAGGAAACAAAGGAAGCAACCAAGGAAGCTCGAGACTGGATGGGCGCAGTCGATCAAGCCATCACTCGCATcaaggctaggggtggagccccacacaccagaagaccggaaacctccggcagtcgaggccacgcccaggcccttaccaaaaaccgacacttttccagcgcctagtgcgcccctcatcTCCTGGGCCAACCCAACCAAAGTTCCTCCTGCCTTTGCACAGCCAACTCCCGTCCGGGCTCCCCCGCGAGTCAttactccccctccacctttgcctatccgCCTCCGTTCCCCCCAAATCCCACAGCCAGCGGCCCCTATGACCACTTATCAACCCCCAGTCAAGGTAGatcaccctgacgcctacaCTGGGAAGATCgggaacaaagcccgccaatggctcacgcggatgttggcatgggtacgtctgaatcaacggatgttcccaaccaatcaggagACCCtgtcattcctcctgatgaacatgaaggacgtggcaggagcctgggctcatcctcatcttgaccaactagggtcccataGGGCCTTGATCCAATCGGTTGATGATTTCAGGACGGAGTTTTTAGCTGCATTCGGCAACCCGGATGCCACGCGAGCTGCTGagcggcaaatcacccacctcactcagacaggaacctgtgctgagtacatcacaaagttcaggaccatcgccatggacctggactggaacaacgctgCCCTTCGCGGGCAATtcgcacgtggcctccactgggaggtcagccgcctcattgccacCCGAGAGCGGCGCCCCACCacactccttgagctgcagaacgtggctctggtcattgacaacgccctccgcgaggagcgtgccagccacccgccgaagggtaataagtctggtgCCTCTTCCACCACCCCCAACaggggggcgagtaccggccaaccggccacaagaccagggcgcctaTCCAGCGATCCTAACTTTGTCTCCGAGGAGGAGCGtaaccgccgcagggctgaaggcctctgcatcaaatgcgggaAAGCAGGGCATAAGTTTGCGGAGTGCCGCACtggatggaaggccacgcctaaggaggaaggcgtcaaaaaggaaaccgccaaaattggcaaagaatcTGGACCCGactcgggaaaagactaa